Genomic segment of Maricaulis maris:
ACTGACGACGCGCTTTCTCGGCCGAAACATCGTCAGGACGCTCGCGGCCTTCCGGCAGCATGACCTGGAGAGCGATGACCGAGAAGTTCAGCTCGTCACGCGCACTCGCCTGCAGCAGGTCCTGCAGATGCGAGATCAGATAGCCGGCGTGAAAAAGCCCGGTTTCGATATCGAGGGAGCGCGTGTCGCGGCACGCCTCGAGGGTCGCCTTGGCTTCGCGCCGACGGCGACGCTCGGCGGTCAGGGTGAGCACCCGTTCGCGCAGCTCGTCATCAGGCGTCTGCGGCGGCAGAAGGTCGGAGACGCCGCGGGCAAAGGCTTCCTCGGCGGTGTCCGGATCGACATCATCGGTGAGCAGCAGGACGGGCGTGTGATAGAGGCGCGCATTGCGGCGCATCGCCGACGAGATCGTGAAGGCGATATCGCGCTTGCCGGCCGCGTTCAGCACGACGGCGTCAAAGGCGCGCTCGTGGAGATAGTCAAAGGCGGAATAGGATGAGAAGGCAGCAACAATCTCCGCATTGGCCGAGGCCAGCGTGTGTTGCAGCGCCATGAAGCGCGGTGAAGCGTCACCGACATAAAGCACGCAGGGCGGCTGGTCCTGACGTTCGACGAGACCGGGCTTCTGCCCATAGAGCGCGCTGACTGCGGTCCGGCGGCGGGCCATGATCTCCATTGTATGCAAGCGGAACAGGGCCCGGATGCGCGCCGCGATCTGGACGGCCGGCGCCGGTTCGCGGATCCAGGCATCGACCTGGTCATCCGTCCCGAAACTCTCCGGTCCGACGACGAGCGTCGGACGTTCGCCCGGGGCAAAGCGCTGGAAGGCCTTGAGGCCGTCTTCAACATCGCGGTCGCATTCGGCGAGGATGACGCCGACCGACCAGTAGTGATGCCGACGCGCCGGCGGGCTGTCGGCCCGCACCAGGCGACAATTCAGTGCGAGGCGGCCAAGCTGTTCAGCAAGCGCTCCCACACGGTCGGACAAACCGAATACCAGGACGTCGAGTTCGCGTCCCATACGTCCCCCAGCCATGATCCCCGGTCCTCCGGTGTTTCGCGAGTTTGTCACAAGTGCCACGCTTTCAAAACAATCGATTCGAGAGGTGATCCCCCATGAAAGCCCAAGGTCCTCTAAAAGGGGTTAAAGTGCTGGAGTTTGTCGGTCTGGGGCCGGCGCCGTTCTGCGCCATGATGCTGTCCGACATGGGCGCAGACGTGGTCCGTATCGACCGGCCCGGCGCCCACGGCCTCGGCGCCGCAGACGTGCTTGGCCGCGGCCGGCGCTCGGTGGCGCTCAATCTCAAGGATGAGGACGAGCTGGAAACCGCGCGGCAGCTGATCGCCAGCGCCGATATCCTGCTGGAAGGCTACCGGCCGGGCGTGATGGAACGGCTGGGTCTGGGCCCCGATATCGCGCTCGCGCGGAACCCGGCGCTGGTCTATGGCCGGATGACGGGCTGGGGCCAGTATGGCCCGCTGGCCCATGCCGCCGGCCACGATCTCAACTATATCGCCCTGACCGGTGCACTGGGTGCAATCGGTGATATCGAGAAGCCGGCCATTCCGCTCAATCTCGTCGGTGATTTCGGCGGCGGCGCCATGTATCTCGGCTTTGGCGTTCTGGCCGCGCTGCACCATGCCCGCGCCACGGGCGAGGGACAGGTCGTCGATGCCGCCATTGTCGATGGCGCGACCTCGCTGATGGCCTCGCAACACCAGCTGGCGGCAGTCGGTCTGTGGTCACCCGAACGGGGCACCAATCTGCTCGACGGCGCCGCGCACTTCTACAGCGTCTATGAATGCGCCGATGGCGGCTTCATTTCGGTCGGTCCTCTGGAGCCGGAGTTCTATGCCCTGCTGTGCGAGAAGACCGGGTTTGACGGTCAGGCCTGGCCGGCTGACTGGTCCGGCAAGGGCTGGGCCGAGGCCAAAAAGGAATTGGCGGCCCTGTTCAACTCCCAGCCACGCCAGCACTGGTGCGACCTCTTGGAAGGCAGCGATGCCTGTTTCGCGCCGGTCCTGACCTATGCCGAGTCTGCCGAGCATCCGCACATGGTCGAGCGGGGCGTTTATGTCGAGGTTGAGGGTGTCCGTCAGGCCGCACCGGCCCCGCGCTTCTCCCGGACGCCGGGCGCGATCCAGGGGATTGCCCCGACACCGGGTGCTGACCGCGAGGCGGTTCTGGCCGACTGGCTCAAAGGCTAGCCCCCGATACAAGCGATCCGGTCGGGTCAGGCCGGGTCGCGACGGGCGTGCAGGAAATCAGCGCCTTCGGTCCGCGCCTCGACGAGGCGGGTGCCGCGCAGGTCACAGAACCGCAGGCGGGCGCCGGTCAGGTTGGTGGCCAGGTTGCGTCCGCCGCCCAGGGTCAGTGGATCGAGCCGGGCACCGACAAGCCTCGCATGGCTGAGATTGGCTCCGGAAAGGTCGGCGCCGCGCAGGTCTGCCCCGCTCAGGTCACAGCGCCGCAAATCGGCTCCGGAGAGGCGCGCGCCCTGAAGCTCGGCCCCATGAAGGTCGAGCCCGGACAGATTGGCTCCGACGGCATGCAAGGCGGTCAGCGGGCTGCCCGCCAGGCCCTCGACCGCGCGCAGATCGAGCCCGTCCAGTCGCGCCGGCTGACCCTCGCGGCCATCGGTTCTGACGCGGCGGACATGGTCATCGATGCGCTGTTGCGGCGAACGCGGATCTGTATCGGGTGGAAGCTCTGAGCGCTCGGGTTGATCAGGAAGGGCGCCGGTCAGCAGGCCGGTCGTCTTGGCCATCATCATCGCGGCCTGATCCAGATCGGTATTGCGGCAATCGGCCTGCGACAGGTCGGCGCTTGCGAATCCGGTGCCGGCGAAGACGGCATTGACGAACACCGCGCCGGTCAGATCGGCGCGGCTGAAGCGGGTGCTGGCAAGGCTGGCCTCGTCGAACTGTGCCCCGCGGGCGCTCACTCCGGCGAGGCGCGCACCATCAAGGCGCGATCCCGACAGCTGTGCGCCGTCGAGCCGGGCCGGCCGGCTCTTGGCCACCGGGTGTCCGTCAACGGGGGTGAGGTCGGCCAGTTCCCGGAAATCGGCGCCTTCACACTGGCTGGCCGTCATGTCTGCGCTGGTGAAATCACAGCCGCGCAGATCCGCTCCGTCGAGCAGGCAGGCAATCAGTCGAGCCTCGACCAGATTGGCGCCGGCCAGGCGGGCGCCGCGCAGATCCGTTTCCGTGAGGTCCGCCCCGGTCAGGTTTGCCCCGGCAAGGTCGGCATCGCGCAAATCGCGGCCGGCCAGTGACAGACCGCTCAGATCAAGACCGGCGAGGACAGCGAGTTTCCCGCCCTCGACGCCCGCGAGCAACCGGCGGTGCGCCTCGCAGATCCGGTCCAGGGCGGGCTGGTCGACAGGAGGGGAGGCGGCAGTCTGGGGCAAGCACGGGTCCGGTTCGACAAGGTTTGAAATCAGGGCATTACCGCAAGAGAATAGACGACCGGTAAACGTTCAGGAAAGCGTTCATGTCGGGTTCAGGGCCGCTGCGCCATCTTCAACCTCGAGATCAGCGGACACCTTTTAGTCCCTCGCTCGTTCGCTGGGCTCGGTATCGTAAAGAATACCCCCGAAGCGCCGGTCGCCCCCAACGACCGGCGTTTCTTTATGCGGTCCGGCCCCATGCAGCCGGGCCCCAGGTGGGGTGACAGGTTTTGTCCGGGTGCCCTGTCATTGTGATCCTCAACGAAGCGAAAGCCGACGGAGAGATCAAAATGGCCATTGCAATCAATGCTTATGTCGAGGGTGTCAGCGGGCTGCGCAATGTGGTGCCGCACCGGTTCCGCGATGGGTTCTACCGCATGCAGCGTCCCGGCGACGAGATCGACTGCCTGCATGTGGAAGACCTGCGCTCGGTCTGCCGCTATTTGAACAAGGGCTACCAGCTGGCGATGAGCACCTCGGACGGCCATTCCATGCCGTCCTGGCAGCCGGCCGAGACCGTCCGCATCGCGATTCGCTGAGATCCGCCGGCCGTCGGTGTGATCAGGGCAGGCCGGGAAAATCGCTGCGGCGGTGATCCCGGACCATGTCCGCGAGGGCCTGCGGCGCCAACACCTCGACCTGATCACCCCAGGCATAGAGATGCCAGCACATCTCGAGCCAGCCACAGGCCATGAAACGCACGGTGAGGGACCCATCCGCCCCGGTCTCGCTGGTCTGGGCCGGGTGGAAGCGATAGCGGGCCGCATGTGGTGCGGCAGCAGGCGTGAAGCGCCAGACCACCTCGCCGAACTCGCGCTCGTCCTGGAACACCCCGAAAGCGCGATTGGCATAGGCGTCAAAGTCAAACCCGTCCTCGCGGGCAAACCAGTCGGCGGTGACTTCGGCCTGCTCGATATCCTCGACGCGGAAATGCCGCATATGACCGTCTTCGCGATTGCGGTCGCGCCCGACCAGGTAGCGCCGGGCACCGAGCAACAGTCCATAGGGCTCGATCCAGCGTTCCTTGGCCGCCTCGTCGCGGCGTCCGCGATAACGCAGTCTCAGCACGAAGGGTCCCTTGAGCGCTTCGGCAATCGCCGCATCCACCTGCGGGTCGGAGGCCGGTTGCGGGCCGGGGCGGGCGGCATGGCCCATGGCTTCCAGCAGCGCTTCCTCGTCGGCCTCGAGACCAGCGCGACGCTTGTCCGGCATCAGCAGGTCAATGGTGTTGCGCAAATTGCGCAATTGCCCGGCCTCGCGGGTCAGGCCCTCTCGTTCCAGGGTCGAAAAGGCCAGCTCGAGAGCGGCGACCTCGTCGGCCTGCGGGGCGAAGAACTCGCCCACGCGCCGTCGCGGCACCCGCCAGCGCTTGACGCCCTCGCCATCGACATGATCCTCGGTGTCCGGGAAGACCTGCTCGAGCGCCTGGGTCATGCGCTGGGCGGTGCGCCGGACGCAGCCGAACTCGGCCTCGATCTCAGTCAGTGAGACGCCGCCGAAATTGCTGGCCATCCGCGCCAGGCGGAGCAGATCAACGGCTTTGGAAAAAGACATGCAGCTTTCCTGATTTCCGGGCGCGCCCGAGGCGAGCAATCTGGTAGACTCAGCGGCGCGTCAATTGCATTCGACAAGACATGAACCCGCCACTCAACCCGCTTCCTCCCTATCTGCAGCCCGTGATCCGCGTCGTGCGGGTCATCATTGCCGCCATCAGCCGCGCGATGGCGCGCGATGTCATGCTGTTTGCGGGCGGCGCGTCCTTTTTCGGGATGCTCGCACTGTTCCCGGCGATCGCGCTGGCGATGTCGGTCTATGGCCTCCTGTTCTCGGTCGAGGACGCCGAGCAGCAGATTGGCCGTCTGGCGGAGATCATGCCCGCCGGCGCCCAGGACTTTGTCCTGGGACAGATGGGCCGGCTCGCCGACGCCCCGATTGCAGCCCTGTCCTTCAACGGCGCCATTGCCCTGGCGATCGCCCTGTTCGCGGCCTCGCGTGGTGCCAAGGCAATCATTGCCGGGCTCAATCACATGGCCGAGGACCGCGACATCCGCAATATCCTGCACTTCAACATCCTTGCGATGCTCAGCGTCCTGGTCGGAGGCGCGCTGCTGACTGCGGCCAATCTCGCCGTACTGCTCATCCCGGTCCTGCTGGCTCGGCTGTTTGTCATGCTGGGGCTGGATCCGCTCGACCTCGGCTTTGTGGTCAATGAATGGACCTCGTCGGCGGCCTTCATGTTCATCGCGCTCGAGCTGCTCTATCGTGTCACCATGCGCAAACGCAGTGAAGCGGTGGGTTGGCGGGCGTCCACGGTCGCCGCCCTGGTCGCGACGGGCTTGTGGCTCGGCTTGTCCAAGGGCTTTTCCGCCTATGTCGGCCAGGTGATCGATTTCAGCGTCTATGGCTCGCTTGGTGCCCTTGTCGTCTTCCTGCTGTGGATTTATTGGTCCGCCTATGCGGTCTTCTTCGGCGGTGCGCTGGCGATCGAGATCGACACCCGCATTCGCGCCGCGCGCGAGGCGCGTGTCGCGCTGACAGTGTCGGGCTAGCTATTTGGCGCTGTCGCGATATAAACATGAACCGAATATCAACTTCGAAACGGGGTTCGCATGAAAAAGGTATTTGCCGACGCCCAGGCCGCGCTTGACGGTCTGGTCTTCGACGGGATGACGCTGATGGCCGGAGGGTTCGGCCTGTGTGGCATTCCGGAAAATTCCATCGCCGCCTTGCACAAGGCTGGCGTCAAGGACCTGACCGTGATCTCGAATAATTGCGGGGTCGACGGCTTCGGCCTCGGCGTGCTGCTGGACGCCAAGCAGATCCGGAAAATGATCTCCTCCTACGTCGGTGAGAACAAGGAGTTCGAGCGTCAATTCCTGTCTGGTGAGCTGGAGCTGGAATTCAACCCGCAGGGCACGCTGGCCGAGCGCATCCGCGCTGGCGGCGCAGGCATTCCGGGCTTCTTCACCAAGACCGGCGTCGGCACGCTGATCGCCGAGGGCAAGGAGCATCGCGAGTTCGACGGCGAGACCTATATCATGGAGACCGGACTGAAGGCCGACGTCTCCATCGTCAAGGCCTGGAAGGCCGACCCGCAGGGCAATCTCGTCTTCCGCAAGACTGCGCGCAATTTCAACCCGATGATGGCGACGGCCGGCAAGGTCACCGTGGCCGAGGTCGAGGAAATCGTCGAGCTGGGTGAGCTGAACCCGGACGAGATCCACACGCCGGGCATCTTCGTCCAGCGCCTGTTTGTCGGCAGTTTCGAAAAGCGCATCGAGCAACGCACCATTCGCGAAAGGGAGGTCGCATAATGGCCTGGACCCGTGATGAAATGGCGGCTCGTGCCGCCCGGGAACTGAAGGACGGTTTCTACGTCAATCTCGGCATCGGCATCCCGACGCTGGTCGCCAACCATATTGCCGAGGATATCGACGTCACCCTGCAGTCGGAAAACGGCATGCTGGGCATGGGGCCGTTCCCCTATGACGACGAGGTCGATGCCGACCTGATCAATGCCGGCAAGCAGACCATCACCGAGCTGCGCCGCACGAGCTATTTCTCCTCGGCCGACAGCTTTGCCATGATCCGCGGCGGTCATATCGATCTTTCGATCCTGGGTGCAATGGAGATCTCCGAGACCGGCGATATCGCCAACTGGATGATCCCCGGCAAGCTGGTCAAGGGCATGGGCGGCGCGATGGATCTCGTCGCCGGCGTCAAGCGGGTTGTGGTGATCATGGATCACGCCAACAAGGCCGGTGAGCCCAAGCTGCTCAAGGAATGCACCCTGCCGCTGACCGGTCAGGCCTGCGTCCACCGCATCATCACCACGCTGGGCGTGTTTGATGTGGTCGAGGATGGTCTGGAACTGATCGAGCTGGCGCCTGACGCAACGCTGGAGCTTGTCGCCGAGCAGACCGAGGCGAAGTACCGGGTTTCCGGTTCGCTGGTCCAGCACGAAGCGGCCTGAGCCTTACCCACATTGCCGGCGGGCCTCCCAGTCAGGCCTGAAATGACAGGAAAGGGTTGCTCCGCCTTGCGGGGCGACCCTTTTGCATGCGGCCAGTCCCAAAACCAGGCGAGCCTGTCGGCGCGACAGAATCAGCACGCAACCACATTGACGGCCAGCCCGCCCTGGCTGGTTTCCTTGTACTTTTCCTGCATGTCGACGCCGGTCTGACGCATGGTCTCGATAACCTGGTCGAGCGAAACCTTCATGTCCGACGAGGTCGCCCGGAGCGCCAGTCGCGCGGCATCGATCGCCTTGATCGCACCGATGGCGTTGCGCTCGATGCACGGGATCTGCACCAGGCCACCGACCGGGTCACAGGTCAGGCCGAGATTGTGCTCCATGCCGATCTCGGCGGCATCCTCGATCTGGGCGTTGTTGGCACCCATCGCGGCGGCGAGGGCGGCGGCGGCCATCGAGCAGGCGACACCGACTTCCCCCTGACAACCGGCTTCGGCGCCGGAGATGGAGGCGTTCTTCTTGTAGAGCGAGCCGATGGCGGCAGCGGTCAGGAAGAAACGCTGAAGGGCTTCCTCATCGTCCTGATCGCGATGGTATTTGTCGAAATAGCGGGCCACCGCCGGAATGATGCCGGCCGCGCCATTGGTCGGCGCTGTCACCACGCGTCCGCCGGCAGCGTTTTCCTCATTGACCGCCATCGCCCAGAGATTGATCCAGTCCATCGCCGCGAGCGGGTCCTTCTTGGGATCGACCGGCTCGGCGACCAAATCACGGTACAGCTTCGGCGCACGCCGCCTCACGTTCAGCCCGCCGGGCAGGATGCCATCCTGCTTCAGGCCCCGGTCGATACAGTCCTCCATGGCCCGCCACAGACCATCAACGCCGGCGCGAATGGTGTCCTCGGGCAGGAAGGTGCGCTCGTTTGCGAGCATGATGCGGTGGATCGAGAGGCCCTCGCGCTCGCCGATTTCCAGCAGTTCGGCGGCCGAGTTGAAGGGGAAGGGTTCGCCTTCCTTCACGTCCGCGGCCGAATTGCGTCCGGCCTCCTGTTCGTCGATGACAAAGCCGCCGCCGATGGAATACCAGATCTCCTCGCGCAGGACGTCGCCAGCCTCGTCGAGGGCCCGGAATTTCATGGCATTGGAGTGGAAGGGGAGACGGATATCGCCCCGGAAATCGAGATCGGCCCGTTCGTTGAAGGCGACCACCTGGCCATCAGTCAGCTTGAGGGTTTTCTCCTCGCGGATCCGGGCGAGACGGTCGGCGATCGTGTCCGGGTTGATCCGCGCCGGATCGCTGCCCTCCAGACCGAGGAGAACCGCCGTGTCCGTGCCATGGCCCAGCCCGGTCAGCGCGAGCGAGCCATAAAGTTCGGTCTCGATCCGCGCGACGGCCTTGCCGTTGGCCTCGGCCAGCACCCGTTCAACAAAGACCTTGGCCGCCTTCATCGGCCCCACCGTGTGGGAGCTCGACGGGCCGATACCGATCTTGAAGAGGTCGAAAACACCGAAATGCATGGCAGGGGCTCTCTGGGTCTGGACGGGACGAGGCGATAAGGGCAGTACGGCCTAGCTGTCGCCGAGTCCCTGATCGCGGGTGAAGGCGTTGAAGCAGATGATGGTCTGCGTGTCCTTGATCCCGGCGATGGTCTGGACCTTCTGGTTCACGAAGCGGCCGATATCGGTCTCGTCCTGAAGCGTGAAGCGGGCCAGCAGATCGAAGGCACCGGAGATCGAATGCACCATCGGCGCCTCGTCGAGATTGTCGACGAGTTTGGCCGCCACATCATAGGTGTGGCCCAGCTCGCATTTGATGAAAACGTAGAATTGACGCATGGCAAACTCCTTCGGATCGGCCGCTTGGCCGCGTGCGCAGCAAAGGTTGCCGAGCACAGTATCGACAAGTGATGACGGGTTGAACCGCTGGTGATCAGACCGGGCCGGCCTTCGCCAGTGCGAAGACGGTCAGGCTCAGGTCACAGCAGAGCGGACCGAGAAGCGCTCCTGCCGCCATTCACCGCTCTGCATGACCCCGGCGAGGGTATCCACGGCGGTCCAGACATCTTCATGGCTCACATAAAGGGGCGTGAAGCCGAAGCGCAGGATGTCCGGCGCCCGGAAATCACCGATCACGCCGCGGGCGATCAGCGCCTGCATGATGGCATAGCCGTCAGGGTGGGCGATCGAGACCTGGGAACCGCGCTCGGCCGCATTGCGGGGACTGCGCAGCTCGAACCCGTCGAGACGGGCTTCCACCAGCTCGATGAAGAGATCGCCCAGGGCCTGCGATTTGGCGCGGACATCGTCCATATCGGCTTCGAGCATGATGTCGAGCCCGACCTCGAGTGCCGCCATGCCGAGAATGCCGGGCGTGCCGCACTGGAAGCGGTCAATCCCGGGTGCGGCTTCATAACCATCATCGAAGGCAAAGGGACGGGCATGGCCGAGCCAGCCGGACAGGACCGGGAAGATCTTGTCGTGATGGCGCTTGGCCGCAAACAGGAAGGCCGGCGCGCCGGGCCCCCCATTGAGATATTTGTAGCCGCAGCCGACCGCAAAATCGGCCTCGAAAGCATTGAGCGATACCGGCATCGCGCCGGCGCTGTGACTGAGATCCCAGATCACCGGAATACCCTTGGCGTGCGCCTTGCGGGTCAGGGCGGCCATGTCGTGCAACTGGCCCGACTTGTAGTGCGTATGGGTCAGAAGGAGGGCGGCGACATCCTCGGTCAGGGCGTCCTCTATCGCCTCGCGGGCGACCAGGGACTGCCGGATACGGCCACCGGAGAAGGCTGCAATGCCCTCCATCATATAGGCGTCAGTCGGGAAGTTGCCGGCCTCGGAGAGGATGATGGAACGCCCGGGGGAGAGTTGAATACATGCGCACAAGGCCTTGAAGATGTTCACGGATGTCGATTCACCCGCGATCACCTCATCATCTCCGGCGCCGATCAGGCGGGCGATCTTGGCGCCGAGGCGGCCGGGCGCGTTGATCCAGTCATTGGTGTTCCAGGAGCGGATCAGGTCCTCGCCCCATTCGCGCCGGATCACATCCTCCATCCGCGCCGGCACGTCGACCGGCAGGGCACCCAGTGAATTGCCGTCCAGATAGATGACGCCGTCCGGCAGGGTGAAGCGCGCGCGGAAACCGGCCAGCGGATCAGCGGCGTCGAGCGCCCGTATGTCGGCGAGGGTTTTCATGGCAGCTCTCTCAGAATGGCGCGAACCGGGGCCGCGTCGGCGCCGGCGATTTTCAGGGGCAGGGCGATCAGTTCGTAGGCGCCGTCCGGGACATCATCAAGCACCAGGCCTTCGAGGATCCGCATGTCATGCCGGCGGACCGTATGATGAGCGTCGAGCGTCTTGGAGGTTTCCGGGTCGAGCGAGGCTGCATCGACGCCGATCAGGCGGCAGCCGCACGCGGCGAGACGTTCGATCGTCTCGGCCTGAATGGCCCGGAAGCCGGAGTCCCAGCGGTCATGGGGAAAGTCGGAATAGGTCCGGATCAATACCCGCTCGGCGCTACCGATCGCGGCCCAGTCAAGGTCCTCGGGGCACACGTGCGGGCCGTCACCGCGGGCGGTCACCACCACACAGCGGCCCAGATAGGGGGCCAGATCCGTCCCCGCGATATCAAGGCCGTCCGGATCGTAATGACCGGGCGCATCGGCATGGGCACCGCTATGGGTGGACAGGGTGAGGCGGGACACCTTGACCGGACACTCCGGACCAATCGACCAGACCGCCTCGCAGGCGAACGCGGTATCTCCCGGCCAGACCGGGAGGCCGGGCCGCAGCGTTTGCGAAATGTCCCACATCCTGCGCATCGCCATCCGCCTAGAGCGAGGTCCGGACGGTCCAGATCTCCGGGAAGAAACGCAGATCGAGCGCCTTGACCAGGTAGGACACGCCGCCGGTCCCGCCGGTCCCGCGGCGATACCCGATGATGCGCTCCACGGTCTTCATGTGATTGAATCGCCATTGCTGGAACTTGTGCTCAAGATCAACCAGCTTCTCGCCGAGTTCATAGGCTTCCCAGTGGGTCTCGCTGTCGCGATAGATCATGCGCCAGACGTCCTCGACAGCGGCGCTGGCCTCATAGGGCTCCGACCAGTCACGCTCGAGCTTGTCGGCGGGCAGGTCATAGCCCTTGCGGGCCAGCCAGCGCAGCGCCTCGTCCCACAGGCTGGGGCTTTGCAGCGCTTCATTGACCATCTTGAAGGCCGGCGGATTGCTGGCATGGACGCGGGCGAGGGCGGCGTTCTTGTTGCCGAGCCGGTATTCCAGCGTGCGATACTGGAAGGACTGGAAACCGGACGAGGCACCCAGCTTGTCGCGGAAGGCGAGATAATCGGCCGGCGTCATCGTCGCGAGCACGTCCCAGGCCTTGATCAGCTGTTCCTGGATACGGCTCACCCGGGCGAACTTTTTCAGCGCCGGGCCGGCATTGTCGGCCCGCAGATCGGCCAGTCCGCCGGCGGTCTCGTGCAGCAGCAGCTTCATCCACAATTCGGCGACGTGATGGATCACCACGAAGAGCATTTCGTCATGCTCGTCGGTCAGCGGTTTTTGTGCCGCGAGGAGCGTGTCCAGGGCGAGATAGCCGCCATAGGACATCTCGTCCTTGAAGTCCCAGTGGATATCCTCGCCGGATACATCCACACGGGACGAGAATGTCTCGCTCATGCCGCAACTCCCCGTTCTCCGGCGGCGGGTCGGATCGACTCGCCAGCGCCGTCGTCGTTGCCCTGAGGTTTAGGGGTTAAGCAGCCCGACTGGCAACCGCGCGGCTCGCTTGAAGCGGGCGCGCGCCGTGCCTAGTTTGCGCTCAGACATGGGGAGAGCAGTATGGAAGCCGCTGTTGAACAGACGGTCTGGGACGTGATCGCGCTCTATCTGCGCCAAGGCTATCTCCACATCCTGCCGATGGGGCTGGATCATATCCTGTTCGTGCTGGCGCTGTTCTTTGCCTCGACCCGGCTCAAGCCGCTGATCTGGCAGATCTCCGCCTTCACCCTTGCGCATGCGCTGACCCTCGGCCTCGCGA
This window contains:
- the kynB gene encoding arylformamidase, whose amino-acid sequence is MRRMWDISQTLRPGLPVWPGDTAFACEAVWSIGPECPVKVSRLTLSTHSGAHADAPGHYDPDGLDIAGTDLAPYLGRCVVVTARGDGPHVCPEDLDWAAIGSAERVLIRTYSDFPHDRWDSGFRAIQAETIERLAACGCRLIGVDAASLDPETSKTLDAHHTVRRHDMRILEGLVLDDVPDGAYELIALPLKIAGADAAPVRAILRELP
- the kynA gene encoding tryptophan 2,3-dioxygenase; this encodes MSETFSSRVDVSGEDIHWDFKDEMSYGGYLALDTLLAAQKPLTDEHDEMLFVVIHHVAELWMKLLLHETAGGLADLRADNAGPALKKFARVSRIQEQLIKAWDVLATMTPADYLAFRDKLGASSGFQSFQYRTLEYRLGNKNAALARVHASNPPAFKMVNEALQSPSLWDEALRWLARKGYDLPADKLERDWSEPYEASAAVEDVWRMIYRDSETHWEAYELGEKLVDLEHKFQQWRFNHMKTVERIIGYRRGTGGTGGVSYLVKALDLRFFPEIWTVRTSL